From Natronincola ferrireducens, the proteins below share one genomic window:
- the hemL gene encoding glutamate-1-semialdehyde 2,1-aminomutase, whose product MNLEKSKTLFRGAKEVIPGGVNSPVRAFSSVKMDPPFIKRGEGAYIYDEDGNKYIDYVGSWGPLILGHCHPEVVKNLKEVVEMGTSFGAPTAIETKMAQLIVEAIPSIEMVRMVNSGTEATMTALRLARGYTNRSKIVKFNGNYHGHSDSLLIKAGSGALTHGVPNSPGVPEDVVKNTITAKYNDLENIEKIFKVYGEDIAAVIVEPVAGNMGVVPMTQEFADGLRRITEEYGSLLIFDEVMTGFRLAFEGAQSLYNITPDLTCYSKVIGGGLPVGAFGGKKEIMSQMSPIGPVYQAGTLSGNPLAMTAGYTTLKILKENPQIYEEINKKGQRLEEGLKEHAKALGVKASFNRVGSMLCMFFTEGAVEDFEAALTSDTEKYAVYFKSMLQQGIYLAPSQFEATFISAAMTDEDIEKTLEAAYHALEEVKRLG is encoded by the coding sequence ATGAATCTTGAAAAATCTAAAACACTTTTCAGAGGAGCTAAAGAAGTCATACCGGGAGGCGTCAATAGTCCAGTAAGGGCATTTTCATCGGTGAAGATGGATCCTCCCTTTATAAAAAGGGGAGAAGGAGCTTATATCTATGATGAAGATGGAAACAAGTATATTGACTATGTAGGTTCCTGGGGTCCCTTGATTTTAGGTCACTGTCATCCAGAGGTAGTGAAAAACCTAAAGGAAGTTGTGGAAATGGGTACCAGCTTTGGGGCTCCTACGGCAATAGAAACAAAAATGGCCCAATTGATTGTAGAGGCTATACCCTCCATTGAAATGGTTAGAATGGTAAACTCCGGGACGGAAGCTACCATGACGGCATTAAGGCTGGCCAGAGGCTATACAAATAGAAGTAAAATTGTAAAGTTTAATGGCAATTATCATGGTCATTCCGACAGTTTGCTGATCAAGGCAGGATCTGGTGCGTTAACCCATGGTGTCCCCAACAGTCCTGGTGTACCGGAGGACGTAGTAAAAAATACCATTACTGCAAAATATAATGATTTAGAAAACATAGAGAAAATTTTTAAAGTCTATGGGGAAGATATAGCAGCCGTCATTGTAGAACCAGTGGCAGGAAACATGGGGGTTGTCCCTATGACCCAAGAATTCGCAGATGGCTTAAGAAGGATTACAGAGGAATATGGAAGCTTGTTAATATTTGATGAAGTCATGACGGGATTCCGCTTAGCCTTTGAAGGCGCCCAAAGCCTCTATAATATCACACCCGACCTTACCTGCTACAGCAAGGTTATCGGTGGGGGTCTGCCAGTAGGAGCCTTTGGGGGTAAGAAGGAAATTATGTCCCAAATGTCGCCAATAGGCCCCGTCTATCAAGCTGGAACCCTATCTGGCAATCCCTTAGCCATGACAGCAGGCTACACAACCCTAAAAATCCTTAAGGAAAATCCCCAAATTTATGAAGAAATCAACAAGAAGGGACAGAGGCTAGAGGAAGGACTAAAAGAACATGCCAAGGCTCTAGGAGTAAAGGCTTCCTTCAATAGGGTAGGATCTATGCTATGCATGTTCTTTACTGAGGGTGCTGTAGAAGATTTTGAAGCCGCCCTAACCTCTGATACAGAGAAATATGCTGTTTACTTCAAATCCATGCTACAGCAGGGGATCTACTTAGCACCCTCTCAATTTGAAGCCACCTTCATAAGCGCTGCCATGACGGATGAAGATATAGAAAAAACCCTTGAAGCAGCCTACCATGCCCTAGAGGAAGTGAAGAGGCTAGGATAA
- a CDS encoding cobyrinate a,c-diamide synthase — translation MKGTRGFLLAGTQSGVGKTTLSTGVMGTLKKRGLQVKAFKVGPDYIDPQFHRYITGNPSRNLDSYLLKEDTIKELFHKNLEEEDIAVVEGVMGLYDGLGTQKDEGSSAHVSKILQLPVILVIDGRGVSTSAAAMVLGYKLYDPDINLAGVIINNVSGEKHYSLLKEGIERDTGIKCLGYLRKNNNIQLKSRHLGLIPCDEVPELEEKLEDLVEMVEETVDIEGLLAVAKEIEIKKKEVKPLRAEEITLAYAYDSAFNFYYQDNLDLLKELGCRLIPFSPLKDTGLPEGIDGIYIGGGFPEVFARELEENQGIRRNLYEEAQRGLPIYGECGGFMYLTKAIKTFDGEVYQMAGVFDATAEMTNRLQRFGYCQVSIKENSSFHKEAFTTKAHEFHRGVVIAPSREYVYSVVKKKKEKIIDRWSCGIESYNCLGGFPHIHFYSNPTFINNFLEKCRIYKKEIRGNQL, via the coding sequence ATGAAGGGGACTAGAGGATTTTTATTAGCAGGAACCCAAAGTGGGGTGGGGAAAACCACCCTTTCTACAGGTGTTATGGGGACATTAAAAAAAAGGGGGCTTCAAGTAAAGGCCTTTAAGGTGGGTCCCGATTATATTGATCCACAATTTCATCGTTATATCACCGGGAATCCCTCCCGTAATCTGGATAGCTACTTGTTAAAAGAAGATACCATTAAAGAGCTTTTCCATAAAAACCTAGAAGAGGAAGACATAGCAGTTGTGGAGGGGGTAATGGGCCTTTATGATGGTTTAGGAACCCAAAAAGACGAGGGAAGCTCTGCCCATGTTTCTAAAATTTTACAGCTGCCGGTTATTTTAGTTATAGACGGTAGGGGGGTTTCCACCAGTGCAGCTGCTATGGTGCTGGGCTATAAACTTTATGATCCTGATATCAACCTAGCAGGGGTTATCATCAACAATGTATCGGGAGAGAAGCACTATAGCCTTTTAAAGGAAGGGATAGAAAGGGATACTGGAATAAAATGCTTAGGCTATCTAAGGAAAAATAACAACATTCAGTTAAAGAGTAGGCACCTAGGCTTAATTCCCTGTGATGAGGTTCCAGAACTGGAGGAAAAACTAGAGGATCTTGTGGAGATGGTGGAGGAAACCGTTGACATAGAGGGATTACTGGCAGTGGCAAAGGAGATAGAGATAAAGAAAAAAGAAGTTAAACCCCTTAGAGCAGAAGAAATTACCCTTGCCTATGCCTATGATAGTGCCTTTAACTTTTATTATCAAGATAACTTAGACCTATTAAAGGAACTGGGCTGTAGACTTATTCCCTTTAGTCCCCTAAAGGATACGGGGCTACCAGAGGGAATAGATGGTATCTACATTGGAGGAGGGTTCCCAGAGGTTTTTGCTAGGGAACTGGAGGAAAACCAAGGGATACGAAGGAACCTTTATGAAGAAGCCCAAAGGGGCCTACCTATCTATGGAGAATGTGGGGGCTTCATGTATTTAACAAAGGCAATAAAAACCTTTGATGGGGAAGTTTATCAGATGGCGGGGGTTTTTGATGCCACAGCTGAAATGACCAACCGACTACAGAGATTTGGCTACTGTCAAGTAAGTATTAAGGAGAATAGTAGCTTCCATAAAGAAGCTTTTACAACAAAGGCCCATGAGTTTCATCGTGGAGTTGTAATAGCCCCCAGTAGAGAATATGTTTATAGTGTAGTTAAGAAAAAGAAGGAAAAAATTATAGATAGATGGAGCTGCGGCATAGAAAGCTATAATTGTTTAGGAGGATTTCCTCATATACATTTTTATAGCAATCCTACTTTCATAAACAATTTTTTAGAAAAATGCAGAATCTATAAAAAAGAAATTAGGGGGAACCAATTATAA
- a CDS encoding ECF transporter S component: protein MQKQAREIHNIKTITQIGLLIALSIIGATIKIQGSIAFDSMAAFFAALYINPLAGGVVGILGHLISSATAGFPLTLPMHILIGIQMFAFVYIFGWLYEKTPGGIPVVVATLLNGPMAALTVVPMSLMLGLPFSGWPLFMVIWLPLTIASFANILLAVILYRSISRGR from the coding sequence ATGCAAAAACAAGCAAGAGAAATTCACAACATTAAAACCATCACACAAATAGGTCTATTAATTGCTTTAAGTATTATAGGAGCCACTATTAAAATTCAAGGAAGCATTGCTTTTGATTCTATGGCAGCATTTTTTGCCGCCCTATATATTAATCCTTTGGCAGGGGGGGTAGTAGGAATTTTAGGCCACTTAATATCCTCTGCTACAGCAGGCTTCCCATTGACACTACCAATGCATATTTTAATAGGGATACAAATGTTCGCCTTTGTTTATATATTTGGATGGCTATATGAAAAAACCCCTGGGGGAATTCCTGTAGTAGTGGCCACTCTGTTGAATGGTCCAATGGCCGCCCTTACAGTAGTACCTATGTCCCTTATGCTAGGACTCCCCTTTAGTGGTTGGCCTTTATTCATGGTAATTTGGTTACCACTGACGATAGCATCCTTTGCCAATATCTTGTTAGCCGTCATACTCTATAGAAGCATTTCTAGAGGTAGATAA
- a CDS encoding AIR synthase related protein has protein sequence MKVRNFRDLTLINHDPQKFMVIACDSCGSVGSKEEDIVKVPPEVVGYYTTRVAVMEVLSVGAQILTVINTLSVEMEPTGRQIITGIQRLLKEGGIEAVCLNGSTEENFKTLQTAMGVTVIGEVEKPKAKINTSKKGDLVVVIGVPKVGEEITIPFDNEICSVKDLQTLLTMKEAREIYTVGSKGIMYEANFLAHENHCRFQAAEDVKIDLKKSAGPATVILFTIEPENLPYIEEKIQKPCRVIGKLI, from the coding sequence ATGAAGGTAAGAAACTTTCGGGATTTAACCCTTATTAACCATGATCCACAGAAATTTATGGTGATCGCCTGTGATTCCTGTGGAAGTGTTGGTAGTAAAGAAGAAGATATTGTGAAGGTTCCACCGGAGGTTGTAGGCTATTATACCACAAGGGTAGCTGTTATGGAGGTGTTGTCAGTAGGAGCACAGATTCTTACCGTTATCAATACCTTATCGGTGGAAATGGAGCCCACTGGCCGACAGATTATAACAGGAATTCAAAGGCTGTTAAAGGAGGGTGGAATAGAAGCTGTCTGCTTAAATGGCAGTACAGAGGAAAACTTTAAAACCCTTCAAACAGCTATGGGAGTTACTGTAATTGGAGAAGTGGAGAAACCAAAGGCAAAGATTAACACATCTAAAAAAGGAGATCTCGTGGTGGTAATAGGGGTGCCTAAGGTTGGTGAGGAGATTACTATACCCTTTGATAATGAAATATGTAGTGTAAAGGATCTTCAGACTTTATTGACAATGAAAGAAGCAAGAGAAATCTATACCGTTGGTTCAAAAGGCATTATGTATGAGGCCAACTTTTTAGCCCACGAAAACCACTGTAGGTTTCAAGCTGCAGAAGATGTTAAAATAGATTTAAAAAAATCCGCAGGACCTGCCACAGTAATTTTATTTACAATAGAACCTGAAAACCTCCCCTATATTGAAGAAAAGATCCAAAAACCCTGTAGGGTTATAGGGAAATTAATATAA
- a CDS encoding GHMP family kinase ATP-binding protein, whose translation MIQGVCPASCGELLQGYIEGGEKLISYSINLFSKVTIREDIHTPAEKIPAAYSKAYRMLEKVFAYYGYKKKDYQQVRIHINSSIPIAKGMASSTADLAATAIATATYLGKELSEEEVAKLCIDIEPTDSTVFSKITLFDHLKGGVKRQYSNLPPCRVLVLEGKATINTIDFRKIDRTEILKENEGRLMEGLALLEKGIKTGDLKTIGKAATISSFANEGILPKEGLEEIHHISEAVGAYGINVAHSGSVIGILYNDKDFDTEKFFHSLKEKDFMKNYLSIVSYEIIAGGGRIIKP comes from the coding sequence GTGATTCAAGGAGTTTGTCCAGCTTCCTGTGGTGAATTGCTACAGGGATATATAGAAGGTGGAGAAAAGCTTATTTCCTATAGCATCAATCTTTTTAGCAAAGTAACCATCAGAGAAGATATCCATACCCCTGCAGAAAAAATACCAGCAGCCTATAGCAAGGCCTATAGAATGCTGGAGAAGGTCTTTGCTTACTATGGCTATAAAAAAAAGGATTATCAACAGGTGAGGATACATATAAATTCCTCTATACCTATTGCTAAGGGAATGGCCAGTAGTACAGCCGATCTAGCCGCCACTGCTATAGCAACCGCCACTTATCTAGGAAAAGAATTATCAGAAGAAGAAGTAGCCAAGCTATGTATTGACATTGAACCCACCGATAGTACGGTTTTTTCTAAAATAACACTTTTTGACCACCTAAAGGGGGGGGTTAAAAGGCAATATAGCAACCTTCCCCCCTGCAGAGTGTTGGTATTAGAGGGAAAGGCAACCATCAATACGATAGACTTTAGAAAAATTGATCGGACAGAGATTTTAAAGGAAAATGAGGGCCGTTTAATGGAGGGCCTGGCCCTTTTGGAAAAAGGCATAAAAACCGGTGATTTAAAAACCATAGGTAAAGCTGCCACCATAAGTAGCTTTGCAAATGAAGGAATCCTTCCTAAGGAAGGCCTAGAAGAAATCCATCACATCAGTGAAGCTGTGGGGGCCTATGGCATCAATGTAGCCCACAGCGGCTCTGTTATAGGCATTCTATATAATGATAAAGACTTTGATACAGAAAAATTTTTCCACAGTCTTAAAGAAAAAGACTTTATGAAGAACTATTTATCCATCGTCAGCTATGAAATTATTGCTGGAGGGGGAAGAATAATAAAACCATAG
- a CDS encoding precorrin-8X methylmutase produces MEYIKDPFEIEKKSFEIITQELGEKTFPEKEGKIIKRVIHTTADFQYADITKISGDAISSSHDALRQGCKIYTDTKMAMSGINKRTLKALNSEIYCLVDDPQVVKEAKERGLTRSMVAMEKAVADKDTKIFVIGNAPTALFQLCQYIDEKRIHPHLVVGVPVGFVGAKESKEALLERDVPYITTVGRKGGSTVAAAIINALLYMMN; encoded by the coding sequence ATGGAGTATATTAAAGATCCATTTGAAATAGAAAAAAAGAGCTTTGAAATCATTACCCAGGAGCTGGGGGAAAAAACATTTCCAGAAAAAGAGGGAAAAATCATAAAAAGAGTTATCCATACAACCGCTGATTTTCAATATGCTGATATTACCAAAATCAGTGGAGATGCTATTTCCTCTAGCCATGATGCCTTAAGACAGGGCTGTAAAATTTATACCGATACCAAAATGGCCATGTCGGGGATCAATAAAAGGACTTTAAAGGCATTAAATAGTGAAATTTACTGTCTTGTAGATGATCCTCAAGTGGTGAAGGAAGCAAAGGAAAGGGGACTTACCAGATCTATGGTGGCCATGGAGAAGGCAGTGGCGGATAAGGATACAAAAATTTTTGTGATTGGCAATGCTCCTACTGCCCTTTTTCAGTTATGTCAATACATAGATGAGAAAAGAATTCACCCCCACCTAGTAGTAGGGGTGCCGGTGGGCTTTGTAGGGGCCAAGGAATCAAAGGAAGCCCTCCTGGAGAGGGATGTTCCCTATATCACCACCGTAGGGAGAAAAGGTGGCAGCACCGTGGCGGCAGCCATCATCAATGCTCTTCTTTATATGATGAACTAG
- the cbiD gene encoding cobalt-precorrin-5B (C(1))-methyltransferase CbiD translates to MEKYIVKNGKKLRYGYTTGSCATAASKAAALMLLKERNIEEIQISTPKGWDLTLKPLAIEKGINWVSCGIKKDGGDDPDATNGLIIYSRVKWRRDNLIHIDGGIGIGRVTKRGLPVEVGKAAINPVPLQMIEREVREVIGQHRGVDIEIFAPEAVEIAKKTFNPRLGIQGGISILGTSGIVEPMSEEAWKESLALEIAMAKEEGLEKLIFVPGNYGRDLVRNNYGFDERHMIKTSNFIGFMLDKALEKGMKKILLVGHIGKLIKVAGGIFHTHSRIADGRREILAAYLGLLGTSPKDIEKILESNTTEEAVAFIYEMKKQEIFPLLAEKITQKARERMAEEVEVGTIIFSMDHGILAISSTGKKLLEEFKE, encoded by the coding sequence ATGGAAAAATACATTGTCAAAAACGGCAAAAAGCTTCGATACGGCTATACAACTGGATCCTGTGCCACCGCTGCCTCTAAGGCGGCGGCCCTTATGCTGCTGAAGGAAAGAAACATAGAGGAAATACAAATATCTACCCCTAAGGGCTGGGACTTAACCCTAAAGCCCCTAGCTATAGAAAAGGGTATTAATTGGGTCTCCTGTGGCATAAAAAAGGATGGAGGGGATGACCCTGATGCCACCAATGGTCTTATCATTTACAGTAGAGTAAAATGGCGACGGGACAATCTCATCCACATCGATGGAGGAATAGGCATAGGGAGAGTAACCAAAAGAGGTTTGCCTGTAGAGGTTGGAAAGGCTGCCATCAATCCTGTTCCCCTCCAGATGATAGAAAGGGAAGTCCGGGAGGTCATAGGACAGCATAGAGGTGTAGATATTGAAATCTTTGCTCCAGAGGCTGTGGAAATAGCTAAAAAAACCTTTAATCCCCGTCTAGGGATTCAAGGAGGCATATCTATTTTAGGCACCTCAGGTATTGTGGAGCCCATGTCGGAGGAGGCTTGGAAGGAATCCCTAGCCCTAGAGATCGCTATGGCTAAGGAGGAAGGACTGGAAAAGCTGATTTTTGTTCCGGGAAATTACGGTAGAGATCTAGTAAGAAACAATTATGGCTTTGATGAAAGGCACATGATAAAAACCAGTAATTTTATAGGATTTATGTTGGATAAGGCTTTAGAGAAGGGGATGAAAAAAATTCTCCTAGTAGGTCATATAGGTAAGCTTATCAAGGTGGCAGGAGGCATATTCCATACCCATAGCAGGATAGCTGATGGCAGAAGGGAGATTTTAGCCGCCTACCTAGGATTATTAGGGACTTCTCCTAAAGATATAGAAAAAATATTGGAAAGCAATACCACTGAAGAGGCAGTTGCTTTTATTTATGAGATGAAAAAGCAGGAGATATTTCCTTTATTGGCAGAAAAAATTACCCAAAAGGCAAGGGAACGGATGGCAGAAGAAGTAGAAGTAGGGACAATTATTTTTTCTATGGATCATGGCATATTGGCCATATCTTCAACGGGAAAAAAGTTATTGGAGGAATTTAAGGAATGA
- the cbiE gene encoding precorrin-6y C5,15-methyltransferase (decarboxylating) subunit CbiE, which translates to MNKIIVAGIGPGHRDYVLPAVYRAVENSDILIGGKRNLEIFQDFTGETHPITRDLEEVISYIKDKRRDKKITFVVSGDTGFYSMLTYLKRHFSKEDLEVIPGITSLQYLFSKMKEPWQEVPLMSLHGRQQDFLEKLQTFKKVAMLTDNIYTPDRIAEILIKAGLKSTRMTVGENLSYRDERIIEGRPQEIIGAAPYKMAVVVIQYE; encoded by the coding sequence ATGAATAAAATCATTGTTGCTGGCATAGGCCCTGGTCACAGGGACTATGTCTTGCCAGCTGTCTATAGAGCTGTTGAAAATTCCGATATTTTAATAGGGGGAAAGCGGAATTTAGAGATTTTTCAAGATTTCACAGGGGAAACCCATCCTATTACAAGGGACTTAGAAGAGGTCATCAGTTATATAAAGGATAAGAGAAGGGACAAAAAAATAACCTTCGTTGTATCTGGAGATACAGGATTTTACAGTATGCTAACCTATCTGAAAAGACACTTTTCTAAGGAGGATCTAGAGGTTATCCCTGGCATTACCTCATTACAGTATTTATTTAGTAAAATGAAGGAACCTTGGCAGGAGGTTCCCCTTATGAGCTTACATGGAAGACAACAGGATTTCTTAGAAAAGCTACAGACATTTAAGAAGGTAGCTATGCTGACAGATAACATCTATACCCCCGATAGAATTGCAGAGATATTGATTAAGGCAGGACTAAAATCTACAAGGATGACTGTAGGAGAAAATTTATCCTATAGGGATGAAAGAATTATTGAGGGAAGGCCCCAGGAAATCATAGGGGCTGCTCCCTATAAAATGGCAGTGGTGGTGATTCAATATGAATAG
- the cbiT gene encoding precorrin-6Y C5,15-methyltransferase (decarboxylating) subunit CbiT has translation MNRQWNYAGFGIPDSYFIRGKAPMTKEEVRAVVMGKLRLGQEDIFVDVGAGTGSVSIEAALKLSTGKVYAIEFKEEACNLLEANKAAFDVKNLEILKGRAAEEIRKIKGFHRIFIGGSTGEMMEILDETGDRLLTGGRIVITAVTIETLHEALQGLKARGFQEIEVVSIGVSKGRSTGNYTLMEAQNTIYILSATK, from the coding sequence ATGAATAGACAGTGGAACTATGCCGGCTTTGGCATTCCTGATAGTTATTTCATTCGGGGGAAAGCCCCCATGACCAAGGAAGAGGTTCGGGCTGTGGTGATGGGAAAGCTTCGCTTAGGACAAGAGGATATTTTTGTGGATGTAGGAGCAGGCACCGGGTCTGTATCGATAGAAGCGGCCCTAAAGCTCTCTACAGGTAAGGTCTATGCCATAGAATTTAAAGAAGAAGCCTGTAACCTGCTAGAGGCTAACAAAGCTGCCTTTGATGTAAAGAACCTAGAAATTCTCAAGGGTAGGGCGGCAGAGGAAATAAGGAAAATCAAAGGATTTCATCGGATTTTTATTGGAGGCAGCACCGGAGAAATGATGGAGATTTTGGATGAGACAGGAGACCGTCTACTGACGGGAGGAAGAATAGTCATTACCGCCGTTACCATCGAAACCCTCCATGAAGCCCTGCAGGGATTGAAGGCCAGAGGATTTCAAGAAATTGAAGTGGTTTCCATAGGGGTTTCCAAGGGACGTTCCACAGGAAACTATACTTTAATGGAGGCACAAAACACCATCTATATTCTTTCAGCTACTAAATAA
- the cobI gene encoding precorrin-2 C(20)-methyltransferase, translated as MKGKLYGIGVGPGDPDLLTLKAVKILANADVVICPKGKQEEDSIALKIAREHIQPAAEIKALVFPMVYCQETLESHWRENISIIADALDKGKKVAFLTLGDPLLYSTYIYILKALMAADYTIETIPGVTSFSATASRANLPLAEGDETLTILPLIKEEERVKKAFDTSDNLVVLKVSHDPKGLAKRLREKGLQNSFVMISKCGHEDEKITRDIRDLEEEKVPYLSTVIIKKGGHNHG; from the coding sequence ATGAAGGGAAAATTATACGGCATAGGAGTGGGACCAGGTGATCCAGATCTGTTAACGCTGAAGGCAGTAAAAATACTAGCCAATGCAGATGTGGTTATTTGCCCTAAGGGTAAGCAGGAGGAAGATAGTATAGCTCTAAAAATTGCTAGAGAGCATATTCAGCCAGCGGCAGAAATAAAGGCCTTGGTCTTTCCTATGGTTTATTGTCAAGAAACGCTGGAAAGTCATTGGAGGGAAAACATCAGCATCATAGCCGATGCTTTAGATAAAGGGAAAAAGGTGGCCTTCCTAACCCTAGGGGACCCCCTTTTATACAGCACCTATATATATATTCTAAAGGCTCTGATGGCAGCCGACTATACCATCGAAACCATTCCAGGTGTCACCTCCTTTAGTGCCACCGCCAGCAGAGCCAATCTACCCCTAGCAGAGGGAGATGAAACCTTAACAATTTTACCCCTTATCAAGGAGGAGGAAAGGGTGAAAAAAGCCTTTGACACCTCTGACAATTTAGTGGTATTAAAAGTATCCCACGACCCTAAGGGATTGGCAAAAAGGCTTAGAGAAAAGGGCTTGCAAAACAGTTTTGTCATGATATCTAAATGTGGACATGAGGATGAAAAAATTACAAGGGATATAAGGGATCTAGAAGAAGAGAAGGTTCCCTATTTATCAACTGTTATTATCAAAAAAGGAGGACATAACCATGGGTAA
- the cobM gene encoding precorrin-4 C(11)-methyltransferase — protein sequence MGKVYFIGAGPGDPELITLKGYKRIQEADVIIYAGSLVNPQVMGDRREHAEVYNSAGMTLPEVIEVMKRAVGEDKTVARVHTGDPSIYGAIREQMDALEELSIAYEVIPGVSSFVASAAQLKKEFTLPEVSQTVILTRMEGRTPVPSKESLAALAAHRASMAIFLSVQMMDKVVDELTKAYPSSTPVAVVQRATWEDQKIVEGTLADITEKVRKAGIKKTAQILVGDFLGNEYALSKLYDEGFTHEYRRGKE from the coding sequence ATGGGTAAAGTCTATTTTATAGGGGCGGGACCAGGAGATCCAGAGTTAATTACCTTAAAGGGTTATAAAAGAATTCAAGAAGCAGATGTTATTATTTATGCTGGCTCCTTAGTCAACCCTCAAGTGATGGGGGATAGAAGGGAGCATGCGGAAGTCTATAATAGTGCAGGCATGACCCTCCCAGAGGTGATAGAGGTTATGAAAAGGGCTGTAGGGGAGGACAAAACCGTAGCCAGAGTCCATACTGGAGATCCCAGTATTTATGGAGCCATTCGAGAGCAGATGGATGCTCTAGAGGAATTATCTATAGCCTATGAGGTTATTCCTGGAGTTAGCTCCTTTGTGGCTTCAGCAGCTCAGCTAAAGAAGGAGTTTACCCTTCCGGAGGTATCTCAAACCGTAATTTTAACCAGGATGGAGGGAAGAACTCCTGTCCCATCAAAGGAAAGTCTAGCAGCCCTAGCAGCCCATCGAGCTAGTATGGCCATCTTTCTTTCAGTACAAATGATGGATAAGGTAGTAGATGAGCTAACAAAGGCCTATCCTTCCAGCACCCCAGTGGCAGTAGTACAACGGGCTACATGGGAGGATCAAAAAATTGTAGAGGGGACCTTGGCAGATATTACAGAAAAGGTTCGGAAGGCCGGCATCAAAAAAACTGCACAAATTTTGGTTGGAGACTTTTTAGGCAATGAATATGCCCTGTCAAAGCTCTATGATGAAGGGTTTACCCATGAATATCGAAGAGGGAAGGAATAA